One genomic window of Indioceanicola profundi includes the following:
- the acuI gene encoding acrylyl-CoA reductase (NADPH), which yields MSQFKALLVSKREEGGQTAEIVELSDSDLMEGDVTVAVEWSTVNYKDGLAVTGKAPVVRRWPMVPGIDFAGRVESSTHPDWKAGDNVILNGWGVGETHWGGYGGKARVKGDWLVPLPDGMTSQQAMAIGTAGYTAMLCVMALEQHGLKPGAGDILVTGAAGGVGSVAVALLAGLGYRVLASTGRPQEADYLKSLGAADIIDRSELSGPGKPLAKERWAGAVDSVGSHTLANALAQTRYGGVVAACGLAQGMDLPASVAPFILRGVTLAGIDSVMAPQAKRREAWTRLARDLDHGKLAAITQTATLEDVPRLASEILAGQVRGRVTVKVG from the coding sequence ATGTCCCAGTTCAAGGCTCTGCTGGTGTCCAAGCGCGAGGAAGGCGGACAGACCGCCGAGATCGTGGAGCTGTCCGACTCGGACCTGATGGAGGGGGACGTCACCGTCGCGGTGGAATGGTCCACGGTGAACTACAAGGACGGGCTGGCCGTGACCGGCAAGGCCCCGGTGGTGCGCCGCTGGCCGATGGTCCCCGGCATCGACTTCGCCGGCCGGGTCGAAAGCTCCACCCATCCCGACTGGAAGGCGGGCGACAACGTCATCCTGAACGGCTGGGGCGTGGGTGAGACGCATTGGGGCGGCTATGGCGGCAAGGCGCGGGTCAAGGGCGACTGGCTGGTGCCGCTGCCCGACGGCATGACGTCGCAGCAGGCCATGGCCATCGGCACCGCCGGCTATACCGCCATGCTGTGCGTCATGGCGCTGGAGCAGCACGGGCTGAAGCCCGGCGCCGGCGACATCCTGGTGACCGGGGCGGCCGGCGGTGTCGGCAGCGTGGCGGTGGCCCTGCTGGCCGGCCTCGGCTACCGGGTCCTGGCCTCCACCGGCCGCCCGCAGGAGGCGGATTACCTGAAGAGCCTGGGCGCCGCCGACATCATCGACCGCAGCGAGCTGTCCGGCCCCGGCAAGCCGCTGGCGAAGGAGCGCTGGGCCGGCGCTGTCGACAGCGTCGGCAGCCACACGCTGGCCAACGCCCTGGCCCAGACCCGCTATGGCGGCGTCGTCGCGGCCTGCGGTCTGGCGCAGGGCATGGACCTTCCGGCCAGCGTGGCCCCCTTCATCCTGCGCGGCGTGACCCTGGCCGGAATCGACAGCGTCATGGCCCCGCAGGCCAAGCGCCGCGAAGCCTGGACCCGTTTGGCCCGCGACCTGGACCATGGCAAGCTCGCCGCCATCACCCAGACCGCCACGCTGGAGGACGTGCCGCGCCTTGCCAGCGAAATTCTGGCCGGTCAGGTCCGCGGCCGCGTCACGGTCAAGGTGGGCTGA
- a CDS encoding peptidylprolyl isomerase, whose protein sequence is MIRPLMDLPMRRLAPALLATLLPLAAHAEEAPKTVSSVLATTTGADWRGLEPENTLVMELPSGRVVIELAPAFAPLHARNIRALAREGYFDGLAIVRVQDNYVTQWGDPKEGEPDARPIRTAESALPPEFLVKDAAALPFAAIPGPDAYAPEVGFVDGFPAARDPKTGEAWLAHCYGMVGVSRDGPESGSGAGLYAVIGHAPRHLDRNITVAGRVVQGMEHLSALPRGTGPLGFYETAEQRTPIATVKLAVDLPEAERPKFQVLKTSTPAWADYVEARRNRRDGWFVEPQNASDLCNTLPPVRPPPAG, encoded by the coding sequence GTGATCCGCCCCTTGATGGACCTGCCGATGCGCCGCCTCGCCCCCGCCCTGCTCGCCACTCTGCTGCCCCTCGCCGCCCATGCGGAGGAGGCTCCGAAGACCGTTTCCAGCGTGCTCGCCACCACCACCGGGGCCGACTGGCGCGGGCTGGAGCCGGAGAACACGTTGGTGATGGAGCTGCCGTCCGGCCGGGTGGTGATCGAGCTGGCGCCCGCCTTCGCCCCGCTGCATGCACGGAACATTCGCGCTCTGGCGCGGGAGGGCTATTTCGACGGGCTTGCCATCGTCAGGGTCCAGGACAACTATGTCACCCAGTGGGGCGACCCGAAGGAGGGGGAGCCGGACGCGCGGCCGATCCGCACCGCCGAATCCGCCCTGCCGCCCGAATTCCTCGTCAAGGACGCCGCGGCCCTTCCCTTCGCTGCCATTCCCGGCCCCGACGCCTATGCGCCGGAGGTCGGATTCGTGGACGGTTTCCCTGCCGCCCGAGACCCGAAGACGGGGGAGGCATGGCTGGCCCATTGCTACGGCATGGTGGGCGTGTCCCGCGACGGGCCGGAATCGGGCAGCGGCGCCGGCCTCTACGCCGTGATCGGCCATGCGCCGCGGCATCTGGACCGCAACATCACCGTGGCCGGCCGGGTGGTGCAGGGGATGGAGCATCTCTCCGCCCTGCCCCGCGGCACCGGCCCGCTCGGCTTCTATGAGACGGCGGAGCAGCGGACGCCCATCGCCACGGTCAAGCTCGCCGTCGACCTGCCGGAGGCGGAGCGGCCGAAATTCCAGGTGCTGAAGACCAGCACGCCGGCCTGGGCCGATTATGTGGAAGCGCGGCGCAACCGCCGTGACGGCTGGTTCGTGGAGCCGCAGAACGCCTCCGACCTCTGTAACACGCTGCCGCCGGTGCGTCCGCCCCCTGCCGGGTGA
- a CDS encoding 2-oxoglutarate dehydrogenase E1 component, with product MAPLDFAPSEQTSFLFGANATFIAELYARYQQDPNSVDLSWQGFFAQLGDDAREILAELQGASWSRSAAAVIGAPDPDAAPPAKDKKGGKEAAPAAVAGGLTAEQVRQATLDSIRALMMIRAYRVRGHLQAKLDPLGLEKRAEHPELDYRSYGFTDADLDRPIFINNVLGMETATLRQIVEAVQKTYCGHIGVEFMHIQDPEQKAWIQERIEGIRNQTDFTQNGKKAILQRITAAEGFEKFLQLKYTGTKRFGLEGGEVLVPAIEQVMKRGGQMGLKEIVLGMAHRGRLNVLTNVMGKPFKAVFSEFQGNAAHPEDVQGSGDVKYHLGTSSDRDFDGNVIHLSLSPNPSHLEAVNPVVCGRVRAKQCQRGGQTPPTDESRQEVLGVLLHGDAAFAGQGLVPETLLLSELKGYRTGGIIHFIINNQIGFTTAPQYSRSGPYPTEVAKSIQAPIFHVNGDDPEAVVHVSRIAIEFRQKFLKDVVVDIVCYRRQGHNEGDEPGFTQPLMYKAIRNQPTTRDVYARQLIGEGVVTAEEADAMAAEFHQALEKEFEVAPSYKPNKADWLEGKWQGLKTATPDDRRGVTSVPEDVLKEVGEAISRVPDGVKVNSKITRQLKAKQEMFATGQGIDWATAEALAFGTLLVEGVTVRLSGQDVGRGTFSQRHSVLIDQETEEKYIPLNYIRPNQATYDVHDSPLSEAGVLGFEYGYSLAEPHALVIWEAQFGDFANGAQVIIDQFISSGESKWLRMSGLVMLLPHGYEGQGPEHSSARMERFLQMSGDDNWQIVNCTTPANYFHALRRQVRRDFRKPLVVFTPKSLLRHKACVSNLDMFTNGQTFHRVLYEDGVDMLPNEQVRRVVLCSGKVYYDLAAERDSRGQKDVAILRLEQLYPFPSSALIQELAKYPNADVVWCQEEPENMGAWNFVDRRIEGVLSEIGHKAGRPKYAGRAASASPATGLLKRHNQEQAKLLDDALSI from the coding sequence ATGGCCCCTCTCGACTTCGCCCCCTCCGAGCAGACATCCTTCCTTTTCGGCGCCAACGCCACCTTCATCGCGGAACTCTACGCGCGCTACCAGCAGGACCCGAACAGCGTGGACCTGAGCTGGCAGGGCTTCTTCGCCCAGCTCGGCGACGATGCGCGGGAAATCCTGGCGGAACTCCAGGGTGCGTCCTGGTCCAGGTCCGCCGCCGCGGTGATCGGCGCGCCGGACCCCGATGCCGCTCCGCCGGCGAAGGACAAGAAGGGCGGCAAGGAAGCTGCCCCCGCCGCAGTCGCCGGCGGCCTCACGGCCGAGCAGGTGCGCCAGGCGACCCTGGACAGCATCCGCGCCCTGATGATGATCCGCGCCTACCGTGTCCGCGGCCATCTCCAGGCCAAGCTGGACCCGCTGGGGCTGGAGAAGCGGGCGGAACATCCGGAGCTGGACTACCGCTCCTACGGCTTCACCGACGCCGACCTGGATCGCCCGATCTTCATCAACAATGTGCTGGGGATGGAGACGGCCACGCTGCGCCAGATCGTGGAGGCGGTGCAGAAGACCTACTGCGGCCATATCGGCGTGGAGTTCATGCACATCCAGGACCCGGAGCAGAAGGCCTGGATCCAGGAGCGAATCGAAGGCATCCGCAACCAGACGGACTTCACCCAGAACGGCAAGAAGGCCATCCTGCAGCGCATCACCGCGGCGGAGGGCTTCGAGAAGTTCCTGCAGTTGAAGTACACCGGCACCAAGCGCTTCGGGCTTGAGGGCGGCGAGGTTCTGGTCCCCGCCATCGAGCAGGTGATGAAGCGTGGCGGCCAAATGGGCCTGAAGGAGATCGTGTTGGGCATGGCCCACCGCGGCCGCCTGAACGTGCTGACCAATGTGATGGGCAAGCCCTTCAAGGCCGTCTTCTCCGAGTTCCAGGGCAATGCCGCCCATCCGGAGGATGTGCAGGGCTCCGGCGACGTGAAGTACCATCTCGGCACCTCGTCCGACCGGGATTTCGACGGCAACGTCATCCACCTGTCGCTGTCGCCGAACCCGTCGCACCTGGAAGCCGTGAACCCGGTGGTCTGCGGCCGTGTGCGCGCCAAGCAGTGCCAGCGCGGCGGCCAGACCCCGCCGACGGATGAGAGCCGCCAGGAAGTGCTGGGCGTGCTGCTGCATGGCGACGCCGCCTTCGCCGGCCAGGGGCTGGTGCCGGAGACGCTGCTGCTTTCCGAACTGAAGGGCTACCGCACCGGCGGCATCATCCACTTCATCATCAACAACCAGATCGGCTTCACCACCGCCCCGCAGTACAGCCGCTCCGGCCCGTACCCGACGGAAGTGGCAAAGTCCATCCAGGCGCCGATCTTCCACGTCAATGGCGACGATCCGGAGGCGGTGGTCCACGTCTCCCGGATCGCCATCGAGTTCCGGCAGAAGTTCCTGAAGGATGTGGTGGTGGACATCGTCTGCTACCGCCGCCAGGGTCACAACGAGGGCGACGAGCCCGGCTTCACCCAGCCGTTGATGTACAAGGCCATCCGCAACCAGCCGACCACCCGCGACGTCTATGCCCGGCAGTTGATCGGCGAGGGCGTCGTGACGGCCGAGGAGGCGGACGCCATGGCCGCCGAATTCCATCAGGCGCTGGAGAAGGAGTTCGAGGTCGCCCCCTCCTACAAGCCCAACAAGGCCGACTGGCTGGAAGGCAAGTGGCAGGGGCTGAAGACGGCCACCCCGGACGACCGCCGCGGCGTCACCTCCGTGCCGGAGGACGTGCTGAAGGAGGTCGGGGAGGCCATTTCCCGCGTGCCGGACGGCGTGAAGGTCAATTCCAAGATCACCCGCCAGCTCAAGGCCAAGCAGGAGATGTTCGCCACCGGCCAGGGCATCGACTGGGCCACGGCCGAGGCGCTGGCCTTCGGCACCCTGCTGGTGGAGGGCGTCACCGTCCGCCTGTCCGGCCAGGATGTCGGCCGCGGCACCTTCTCCCAGCGCCACTCCGTCCTGATCGACCAGGAGACGGAGGAGAAGTACATCCCGCTGAACTATATCCGCCCGAACCAGGCCACCTACGACGTCCATGACAGCCCGCTGTCGGAAGCCGGCGTGCTGGGCTTCGAGTACGGCTACTCCCTGGCCGAGCCGCATGCGCTGGTGATCTGGGAGGCGCAGTTCGGCGACTTCGCCAACGGCGCGCAGGTGATCATCGACCAGTTCATCAGCTCCGGCGAGTCCAAGTGGCTGCGCATGTCGGGTCTGGTGATGCTGCTGCCCCACGGCTATGAGGGCCAGGGTCCGGAGCACTCCTCCGCCCGCATGGAGCGGTTCCTGCAGATGTCGGGCGATGACAACTGGCAGATCGTGAACTGCACCACCCCGGCCAACTATTTCCACGCCCTGCGCCGGCAGGTCCGCCGCGACTTCCGCAAGCCGCTGGTGGTGTTCACGCCGAAGTCGCTGCTGCGCCACAAGGCCTGCGTCTCCAACCTGGACATGTTCACCAACGGCCAGACCTTCCACCGCGTCCTCTACGAGGATGGCGTGGACATGCTGCCGAACGAGCAGGTCCGCCGCGTCGTGCTCTGCTCCGGCAAGGTCTATTACGACCTCGCGGCGGAGCGGGACAGCCGGGGCCAGAAGGATGTCGCCATCCTGCGGCTGGAGCAGCTCTATCCGTTCCCGTCCAGCGCGCTCATCCAGGAGCTGGCCAAGTACCCCAACGCCGACGTGGTCTGGTGCCAGGAGGAGCCCGAGAACATGGGCGCCTGGAACTTCGTCGACCGCCGGATCGAGGGCGTGCTGAGCGAGATCGGCCACAAGGCCGGCCGGCCGAAATATGCCGGGCGCGCCGCCTCCGCCTCGCCGGCCACCGGCCTGCTGAAGCGGCACAACCAGGAGCAGGCGAAGCTGCTGGACGACGCGCTCAGCATCTGA
- the odhB gene encoding 2-oxoglutarate dehydrogenase complex dihydrolipoyllysine-residue succinyltransferase encodes MATEIKVPTLGESVTEATVARWMKKVGEAVQADEPLLELETDKVTLEVNSPAAGTLAEITAEEGSNVGVDAVLGLISEGAAAPAPKPAAPAPQPAAAPAPQPAPAAAAPTPGAGVMPAARKMAADAGVDAGSIAGTGKDGRVTKGDVIQHLETPRRAAAPVPAARPAQPSGPRPRADQEERVRMTRLRQRIAERLKEAQNTAAMLTTFNEVDMTNVMALRNGLKDQFEKKHGVKLGFMSFFVKACITALKELPAVNAEIDGTDLVYKNYYDIGVAVGTPQGLVVPVVRDADKLSFAGVEQTIGNLGKKARDGKLSMEELSGGTFTISNGGVYGSLMSTPILNPPQSGILGMHKTMERPVAINGKVEIRPMMYLALSYDHRIIDGREAVTFLVRVKECIENPERMLLEV; translated from the coding sequence ATGGCGACGGAAATCAAGGTCCCAACGCTCGGCGAGTCGGTGACGGAAGCCACCGTCGCCCGCTGGATGAAGAAGGTCGGCGAAGCGGTCCAGGCCGATGAGCCGCTGCTCGAGCTGGAGACCGACAAGGTCACGCTGGAAGTGAACTCGCCCGCCGCCGGCACCCTGGCCGAAATCACGGCAGAGGAAGGCTCCAATGTCGGCGTCGATGCCGTGCTGGGCCTGATCTCCGAGGGCGCCGCGGCCCCCGCGCCGAAGCCTGCCGCCCCGGCCCCGCAGCCGGCCGCGGCCCCGGCTCCCCAGCCCGCTCCGGCCGCCGCCGCCCCCACCCCAGGTGCGGGCGTGATGCCGGCCGCCCGCAAGATGGCGGCCGATGCCGGGGTCGACGCCGGGTCCATCGCCGGCACTGGCAAGGACGGCCGCGTCACCAAGGGCGACGTGATCCAGCATCTGGAGACCCCGCGCCGCGCCGCCGCGCCGGTCCCGGCCGCGAGGCCGGCCCAGCCCTCCGGCCCGCGCCCGCGCGCCGACCAGGAGGAGCGGGTCCGCATGACCCGCCTGCGCCAGCGCATCGCCGAGCGCCTGAAGGAAGCCCAGAACACTGCGGCCATGCTGACCACCTTCAACGAGGTGGACATGACCAACGTGATGGCGCTGCGCAACGGCCTGAAGGACCAGTTCGAGAAGAAGCACGGCGTGAAGCTGGGCTTCATGTCCTTCTTCGTGAAGGCCTGCATCACGGCCCTGAAGGAGCTGCCGGCGGTCAATGCGGAGATCGACGGCACCGATCTGGTCTACAAGAACTACTATGACATCGGCGTCGCCGTCGGCACGCCGCAGGGCCTGGTGGTTCCGGTGGTGCGCGACGCCGACAAGCTGAGCTTCGCCGGGGTGGAGCAGACCATCGGCAATCTCGGCAAGAAGGCCCGCGACGGCAAGCTCTCCATGGAAGAGCTGTCGGGCGGCACCTTCACCATCTCCAACGGCGGCGTCTACGGCTCGCTGATGTCCACGCCGATCCTGAACCCGCCGCAGTCGGGCATCCTCGGCATGCACAAGACGATGGAGCGGCCGGTCGCCATCAACGGCAAGGTCGAGATCCGTCCGATGATGTATCTCGCCCTCTCCTACGACCACCGCATCATCGACGGCCGCGAGGCCGTGACCTTCCTGGTGCGCGTGAAGGAGTGCATCGAGAACCCCGAGCGCATGCTGCTTGAGGTGTGA
- a CDS encoding SHOCT domain-containing protein yields the protein MHELTPEGQQAVAGIAQRHGISTDAVLTLLRALMAGHGTMAQFSHPELGGMGQWSQGGMTMVGDMFNHGLKARVDAICTELSGLLRAQPSLMAAAPMQSQQQSSGLAGVSLFVPGGASSFSGNWWPEELGQPSSAGSQNDLRYAVFPAARRLAVEIGGRVTLYDTGDHLIGGVSQQQGGDQSLTFTSQYGLVRLDSLPQVGAGGQASPAEMSAEAPAWTVPPAAPPPEAAPIRPTPAPASDDVLGTLERLAELHRKGVLTEEEFTAKKAELLSRL from the coding sequence ATGCATGAACTCACCCCGGAGGGGCAGCAGGCCGTCGCGGGCATCGCCCAGCGGCACGGGATCAGCACGGATGCGGTCCTGACGCTGCTCCGGGCGCTGATGGCCGGGCATGGCACGATGGCCCAGTTCAGCCATCCCGAGCTGGGCGGCATGGGGCAGTGGTCGCAGGGCGGCATGACCATGGTGGGCGACATGTTCAACCATGGCCTCAAGGCCAGGGTGGACGCGATCTGCACCGAACTGTCGGGCCTGCTCCGCGCCCAGCCCTCCCTGATGGCGGCCGCACCCATGCAATCGCAGCAGCAATCCTCGGGCTTGGCCGGCGTCAGCCTGTTCGTGCCCGGGGGCGCATCCTCCTTCTCCGGGAACTGGTGGCCGGAGGAGTTGGGCCAGCCCTCCTCCGCCGGGTCCCAGAACGATCTCCGCTACGCGGTCTTCCCGGCGGCGCGGCGCTTGGCGGTGGAGATCGGCGGGCGTGTGACGCTGTACGACACCGGCGACCACCTGATCGGCGGCGTGTCCCAGCAGCAGGGCGGCGACCAGTCCCTGACCTTCACCAGCCAGTACGGGCTCGTGCGCCTGGACAGCCTGCCCCAAGTGGGGGCGGGCGGACAGGCATCGCCGGCGGAGATGTCCGCCGAGGCTCCTGCATGGACGGTTCCGCCCGCAGCCCCGCCGCCCGAAGCCGCCCCCATCCGCCCCACACCCGCCCCGGCTTCCGATGACGTGCTGGGAACGCTGGAGCGCCTTGCCGAGCTGCATCGCAAGGGCGTGCTGACGGAGGAGGAGTTCACGGCGAAGAAGGCGGAACTGCTGAGCCGCCTTTGA
- a CDS encoding methyl-accepting chemotaxis protein, translating to MPDAAHGSVFTVDAGRTSLRGSAVAELAKEVGDLGVAIADVAGHVEDVSGRLGDQAGIFRELQADAHGMTRGNARIAEALAASRAVSTRVEGEIADSRVRVDEAIQTIRALAEDVTGIEQKLAGLQDALARVGKVAHEINAIAKQTNLLALNATIEAARAGAAGRGFAVVATEVKSLAGKTAEATQEIDATLRLLTEQTRELAQRSAAGVAKAGTVREGTHRIGEVMQVVAGAMGEMGRERDRIGSAAEEVGTSITQVESRIIGLAAGVSQSSSSLNQARDRLNGLLASSERLIGHTAELDVETVDTPYIRAVQDAAAKATAAFEQAVADGRLTVADLFDENYQPVSGTCPVQHLTRFTELTDRVLPDIQEPVLTLSDRVVFCAALDRNGYLPTHNRKFSQPQRPGDTAWNTANCRNRRIFNDRVGLAAGRNTRPFLLQAYRRDMGGGQYTLMKDVSAPITIRGRHWGAVRIGYRV from the coding sequence ATGCCGGATGCCGCACACGGAAGTGTGTTTACAGTCGATGCAGGCAGAACTTCACTGCGCGGCTCCGCGGTCGCCGAACTGGCCAAGGAGGTCGGGGACCTCGGCGTCGCCATCGCGGATGTGGCCGGCCATGTGGAGGATGTGAGCGGCCGGCTGGGGGATCAGGCCGGCATCTTCCGGGAGTTGCAGGCCGATGCCCACGGCATGACCCGCGGCAATGCCCGAATCGCCGAGGCGCTGGCCGCCTCCCGTGCCGTCTCCACCCGCGTGGAGGGGGAGATCGCGGACAGCCGCGTAAGGGTGGATGAGGCCATTCAGACCATCCGCGCCCTGGCGGAGGATGTGACCGGGATCGAGCAGAAGCTGGCCGGGCTGCAGGACGCCCTGGCCCGCGTCGGCAAGGTGGCGCATGAGATCAACGCCATCGCCAAGCAGACCAACCTGCTGGCCCTGAACGCCACCATCGAGGCGGCGCGGGCCGGGGCCGCCGGCCGCGGCTTCGCCGTGGTCGCGACGGAGGTAAAGAGCCTGGCCGGCAAGACGGCGGAGGCGACGCAGGAGATCGATGCCACGCTGCGCCTGCTGACGGAGCAGACCCGCGAACTGGCCCAGCGCAGCGCGGCCGGCGTCGCCAAAGCCGGCACGGTGCGCGAAGGCACCCACCGCATCGGAGAGGTGATGCAGGTGGTGGCCGGAGCCATGGGGGAAATGGGCCGGGAGCGCGACCGTATCGGCAGCGCCGCGGAGGAGGTCGGGACCAGCATCACCCAGGTGGAGAGCCGGATCATCGGGCTTGCCGCCGGAGTCAGCCAGTCCAGCTCCAGCCTGAACCAAGCCCGCGACCGTCTGAACGGCCTCCTTGCGTCCAGCGAGCGGCTGATCGGCCACACGGCGGAGCTGGATGTGGAGACGGTGGACACGCCTTATATCCGGGCCGTCCAGGATGCGGCGGCCAAGGCCACCGCGGCCTTCGAGCAGGCGGTGGCGGACGGCAGGCTGACCGTCGCCGACCTGTTCGACGAGAATTACCAGCCGGTTTCCGGCACCTGCCCGGTGCAGCACCTGACCCGCTTCACCGAGCTGACCGACCGCGTCCTGCCCGACATCCAGGAGCCGGTTCTGACGCTGTCCGACCGGGTGGTGTTCTGCGCCGCACTGGACCGCAACGGCTATCTGCCCACCCATAACCGGAAGTTCAGCCAGCCCCAGCGGCCGGGGGACACAGCCTGGAACACGGCCAACTGCCGCAACCGCCGCATCTTCAACGACCGCGTCGGGCTTGCCGCGGGCCGCAACACCCGCCCCTTCCTGCTGCAAGCCTACCGTCGCGACATGGGCGGGGGACAGTACACCCTGATGAAGGACGTCTCCGCCCCCATCACCATCCGCGGCCGCCACTGGGGGGCGGTAAGAATCGGGTACCGGGTGTAG
- the lpdA gene encoding dihydrolipoyl dehydrogenase: protein MADSPFDLVVIGSGPGGYVAAVRAAQLGMKTACVEMRDTLGGTCLNVGCIPSKALLTASEKYHEAAHSLAGFGVKVSGVELDFPTLMKHKDDVVKSNVTGVEFLFKKNKITRFHGRGSIEAPGRVKVTKADGSAETIETRNILIATGSDVLPLPGVEIDEKRIVSSTGAIALDKVPGKLVVIGGGYIGLEMGCVWSRLGAEVLVVEYLDRVLPGMDGEVSKQMQRILGKQGLSFKLSTKVTGAVVEGEKVRLTVEPAKGGDAETIEADVVLVAIGRRPYTEGLGLEAAGVELDERKRVKTDDHFRTNVPGIWAIGDVIAGPMLAHKAEEEGVVCAEIMAGQSGHINYDAIPGVVYTWPEVAQVGRTEEQLKAEGVAYKVGKFPFTANGRARAMQATEGFVKILADAKTDKILGAHIIGANAGDMIEELGLALEFGASAEDVARTSHAHPTLTEAIKEACLAVDGRPIHM, encoded by the coding sequence ATGGCTGACTCACCTTTCGACCTCGTCGTCATCGGCAGCGGCCCCGGCGGCTATGTTGCAGCGGTGCGGGCGGCACAGCTCGGCATGAAGACGGCGTGCGTGGAGATGCGGGACACGCTGGGGGGCACCTGCCTCAATGTCGGCTGCATCCCTTCCAAGGCGCTGCTGACCGCCAGCGAGAAGTATCATGAGGCGGCGCACAGCCTGGCCGGCTTCGGCGTGAAGGTGAGCGGGGTCGAACTCGACTTCCCCACGCTGATGAAGCACAAGGACGATGTGGTGAAGTCCAACGTCACCGGCGTGGAGTTCCTGTTCAAGAAGAACAAGATCACCCGCTTCCACGGCCGCGGCAGCATCGAGGCGCCGGGCCGGGTGAAGGTGACCAAGGCCGACGGCAGCGCCGAGACCATCGAGACCAGGAACATCCTGATCGCCACCGGCTCCGACGTGCTGCCGCTGCCGGGCGTGGAGATCGACGAGAAGCGCATCGTCAGCTCCACCGGCGCCATTGCGCTGGACAAGGTGCCGGGCAAGCTGGTCGTGATCGGCGGCGGCTATATCGGGCTGGAGATGGGCTGCGTCTGGTCCCGCCTGGGTGCTGAGGTGCTGGTCGTGGAGTATCTGGACCGCGTCCTGCCCGGCATGGACGGCGAGGTCTCCAAGCAGATGCAGCGCATCCTGGGCAAGCAGGGGCTGAGCTTCAAGCTGTCCACCAAGGTCACCGGAGCCGTGGTGGAGGGCGAGAAGGTCCGCCTGACGGTGGAGCCGGCCAAGGGCGGCGATGCCGAAACCATCGAGGCCGACGTGGTGCTGGTCGCCATCGGCCGCCGCCCCTACACCGAGGGGCTGGGGCTGGAGGCCGCCGGCGTCGAGCTGGATGAGCGCAAGCGGGTCAAGACCGACGACCATTTCCGCACCAACGTGCCCGGCATCTGGGCCATCGGCGACGTGATCGCCGGCCCGATGCTGGCCCACAAGGCGGAGGAAGAGGGCGTCGTCTGCGCCGAGATCATGGCCGGCCAGTCGGGGCACATCAACTACGACGCCATCCCCGGCGTGGTCTACACCTGGCCCGAAGTGGCCCAGGTCGGCCGCACGGAGGAGCAGTTGAAGGCCGAGGGCGTCGCCTACAAGGTCGGCAAGTTCCCCTTCACCGCCAATGGCCGCGCCCGCGCCATGCAGGCCACCGAGGGCTTCGTGAAAATCCTGGCGGATGCCAAGACCGACAAGATCCTGGGCGCCCACATCATCGGCGCGAATGCCGGCGACATGATTGAAGAACTGGGGCTGGCGCTGGAGTTCGGCGCGTCGGCCGAGGATGTGGCCCGTACCAGCCACGCCCACCCGACCCTGACCGAGGCGATCAAGGAAGCCTGCCTAGCCGTGGATGGCCGC